The sequence tcaaattaagatTCTAAACAACATATGGTTGCAAATTAGAGTTTTAAACTACAGTTAGGGTTAAAGTAGGGTTTAAACTTGTTAAATTTAGGATTTCAAATTAAGTTTTCAATATGGGGTCACgggtggcacggtagtcgagtggttagcacgtccgcttaccagttctgaggtctccggttcgagtccaggctcggaccttcctgggtggagtttgtatgttctccccgtgcccgcgtgggtcttctccgggtactccggtctcctcccacattccaaagacatgcatggcaggttaattgggcgctccgaattgtccctaggtgtgcgtgtgagtgtggatggttgttcgtctctgtgtgccctgcgattggttggcaaccagtccagggtgtcccctgcctactgcccagagccagctgagataggcgccagcagcccccgcgacccttgtgaggaataagcggtcaagaaaatggatggaatatgGGGTCACCACCCACTCCATTTTTTCACTTGTATGAAATATGACTCACTCTGCCACATACAATATGGCGACAAAGCCGACATACGATTTAGCGCACACGGAGTTGTTACAGTTCTATGGGTAAAGCCTCTGGCAATCGATGTGACCGAGCTGTCCAATCAAACGTGTCCTACGGAGAAACTCGAACTGGGTCAGTTGTGTAAATTCCCGTCTGCGGCAAGAATCAAACGATCCGATCCTCCCTGTATTTCAGTACTTTTCGGTGTCATTATCAATTCACGTTCTTGGCCACGCATCTTGCAAGGTACACGCTGCTATAGTTTAACTACGTGTCGTTGGTGAAGATATTTTATATAAGGCGCCGGTTCCGGGTCAGGAATAACAGGCTCTGTACTTGACGCCAGTTCTTAAAAATAATGTCTGTGTGGTTTTCTACAAGACAGAATAatcaatatatacacacatactaaTCCCCAATCAAACCAGTACACTAACAGTATCTTGCAAACAAAAGTGAACACTGTcagattttgtcaatattttattatattttgtcaTGGGACAAAACGAAAGACTTGACACTTTGTTACCATGTAGCCATTGTAcagttcctaaaaaaaaaagaaaagtacttACCACTTAGCCATCCAAACTGCTTGCAACaaaagtgaatatacccctaagTGAAATTGTCCAACTGTGAAGCTCTGAACTCCTTTCTAGAAAAAAATGGTGGCCACACTACATGACACTGGATTGGATTAGGActaatttggacattttcacaatAATGCTGCAACAAATTTGGAGAAGCAAGATATTCCCCATCCATGGTCTTTGAGATTTGTTTAATGTTTTCGGTTACAACGATGATTCATGGCAAACTTGTCTTATGGCAAGCTCCATACGTCTGGAGTTACAAGTTTTATCTGAAAAACAGGCAGGGGCCATTTCTCAATTATAATACAGTATAGTGtagcatctctctctctctctctctctatatatatatatatatatatatatatatatatttgcaaagttattatatatatatatatttttgtaaagttATTCGGAACCCGTTGAATAAAACATGAGCCAATGCTAGTTATACTTCTGGTTGTacataattgactttttttttttatttttaacatatgctaaaaaatacaTACTGAAATGGACTTAAGTACAACAGTTGAATTAGTACTTctacttcagttttttttttttttttgtaaataaatacgaGTATCTAGATAGCTAACAGTCCGTATCAGTAGAGTGCAAGTTATTGTCACCTATAGAGCAATACAGAATACAAATAATTTTGGTGTCTGTGTACTGTTTTGTCATTTCAGAAGTCGCCTTTCCCGAATCATGGCTCGAGTCTTCGTTTATGGCACTCTGAAGAGAGGACAGCCGAATCACTTCCGCATGTTAAACGAGAGCGTTGGAACCGCACAGTTGCTTGCCTCTGCCGTCACGACTGAAAGGTTCCCCCTAGTGATCGCTGGCGAGAACAACATCCCTTTCCTCCTCAACCTCCCCGGTCAGGGTCAAAAGGTTCACGGCGAGCTGTACAGAGTGGACGAGCGCTTGCTAAATTTCCTGGATGACTTTGAACAAACTCCCACCCTATATCAGCGAACTCTGGTGACGCTGATAGTGAAGGAGTGGCTGGGGCAGGCTGACGACGAGGAGAGGTCTGCGGCGGGGGGTGTCACAGAGGCATTTGTGTACAGCACGACGACGTACCAGCCGGATTGGCCTTCGCTGCCTCACTACGAGGACTACGACGCCCACGGCAATCACGGGCTTGTGTACATATGCCCAGGGCcggccggccctacatgatttggtaccctaggcgaaaatgtacatggtagccccccccaatcccataaaaaaaaacacacacaaaaaaaaaatatagatatattatatttaatagcacaccacacaataaataccaaattccacaaacaaataaaaataagaaaaataacagaagtacaatgcaatgcaactttttattgcaatttttgcaaaatgacagtatttaaaacctcaaaatgttttcactatgtacattaataattgtgtaagatacaaaaaatagtaaatgtatcaatatacaaactttgatatatcgtaaaactttggcaataaggtgattcacagataatgtgaatagtgtgcaaaaaaacttcactaaataacttaggaacataacggcaaatacttaaaatagtgcacgccgggacctccttgcagcaaaggcatcaattggtgcgtcaaaagatagctgcctggatacttcttgattgatgctgataagtgccactttagttagccgttcttgtgacatggtagaccttaaataggtttttattagtttaagcttggaaaagcatctctcagctgatgctacagtcactggtatggtagcggccactctgagtgctacccacatgttgggatagatttctctaagttttttctcctctagaaaaactaaaagttccatgcttgacatattggattttggccaggaaggaaatgactgcatctctgctaagagttttttttttgttttttgtttttttaaatttattagagtacatattgcacaaataagtagaccccgagaaaaaggcttgttaattccaggcctagcagacatgttgctacccataacagtcatggagctcatagaaaatactagatgtagtcgtttttgttgtgggttgctttt is a genomic window of Festucalex cinctus isolate MCC-2025b chromosome 2, RoL_Fcin_1.0, whole genome shotgun sequence containing:
- the LOC144014938 gene encoding gamma-glutamylaminecyclotransferase-like codes for the protein MARVFVYGTLKRGQPNHFRMLNESVGTAQLLASAVTTERFPLVIAGENNIPFLLNLPGQGQKVHGELYRVDERLLNFLDDFEQTPTLYQRTLVTLIVKEWLGQADDEERSAAGGVTEAFVYSTTTYQPDWPSLPHYEDYDAHGNHGLVYICPGPAGPT